One window from the genome of Candidatus Leptovillus gracilis encodes:
- a CDS encoding ATP-binding protein has protein sequence MNNEQSAIGYIIGGGLKEGFRIRLTVPADQVQEGSFLVCDNGRFRYYGLVTDLQLGATDPRFADEKTDRMHPAIQAALLGKTLYTTLEMYPTLLMDRGPEDPHDYLAWQERVQRGEETPGPKPVKTVPAHHAAVRPANEADVAQIFGEEGPGVFHIGNTIEQGYKVCLDLNKFVKRSSGIFGATGTGKSFLTRMVLAGLMKEDVAAALVFDMHNEYAFDDADTDRDTRVRGLKSLFGGKVQVAALGAGAQVRGHSPDFTLELALTDFQTSDILLLSEALNLTDTAAVTLNALERAFGQTWFSEFMKLEPGAVDVDPDSGKTFPADNSVAAWARQNNVHEKAAEALHRKLQLIYDRKYVTANPAGDPVRAIIDKLENGRHVILGFGEYDNDLDYLLVSNILTRKIRQQWVKKTEDHKTLGMAAPRPLLIAIEEAHKLLNPQLAGQTAFGIIARELRKYFVTLLVVDQRPSGIDDEIMSQLGTRITGWLGDEDDIRAVLTGLAGRDQLRGMLARLQEKEEVLLLGWGVKMPIPVKSRRYDERFYDAIKGRKESQPRSSLTAKSLDDLNDDLFG, from the coding sequence ATGAACAACGAACAGAGCGCGATTGGCTATATTATCGGCGGTGGATTGAAGGAGGGCTTTCGCATTCGGCTGACTGTGCCGGCCGACCAGGTGCAGGAAGGCAGCTTTTTGGTGTGCGATAACGGCCGTTTCCGTTACTACGGCCTGGTCACCGATTTGCAACTGGGCGCCACCGACCCCCGCTTCGCCGACGAAAAAACCGACCGGATGCACCCCGCCATCCAGGCAGCCCTCCTGGGCAAAACCCTCTACACCACCCTGGAAATGTACCCCACGCTGCTCATGGATCGCGGCCCGGAAGACCCCCACGATTACCTTGCCTGGCAAGAGCGCGTGCAGCGCGGCGAAGAGACGCCCGGCCCAAAACCGGTCAAAACCGTGCCCGCCCACCATGCGGCCGTGCGCCCGGCCAACGAAGCCGACGTCGCCCAAATTTTCGGCGAAGAAGGCCCCGGCGTCTTCCACATCGGCAATACCATCGAGCAGGGGTACAAAGTGTGCCTGGACCTGAACAAATTTGTCAAGCGCAGCAGCGGCATCTTCGGCGCGACGGGCACGGGCAAGAGCTTCCTGACGCGCATGGTGCTGGCCGGGTTGATGAAGGAAGACGTGGCCGCTGCCCTGGTTTTCGACATGCACAATGAATACGCCTTCGACGACGCCGACACCGACCGCGATACCCGTGTGCGCGGCCTGAAATCGTTGTTTGGCGGCAAGGTGCAGGTGGCGGCTCTGGGCGCGGGGGCGCAGGTGCGCGGCCATTCGCCTGATTTTACCCTGGAACTGGCCCTGACCGATTTCCAGACCAGCGATATTTTGCTGCTGTCGGAGGCGTTGAACCTTACGGATACGGCCGCCGTCACCCTGAACGCCCTGGAACGCGCCTTTGGGCAAACGTGGTTTAGCGAATTTATGAAATTGGAGCCGGGTGCGGTGGATGTGGACCCGGACAGCGGTAAAACCTTCCCAGCCGACAATTCGGTGGCTGCCTGGGCGCGGCAAAACAATGTCCATGAGAAAGCGGCGGAGGCGCTGCACCGCAAGTTGCAGCTCATTTATGACCGCAAGTATGTCACGGCCAATCCGGCCGGCGACCCGGTGCGGGCGATTATTGATAAGCTGGAAAACGGCCGTCACGTCATCCTCGGCTTTGGCGAATACGACAACGACCTGGACTACCTGCTGGTCTCCAACATTCTCACGCGCAAAATCCGCCAACAGTGGGTGAAGAAAACGGAAGACCACAAAACATTGGGCATGGCCGCGCCACGGCCGCTGCTCATCGCCATCGAAGAAGCCCACAAGCTGCTCAATCCCCAACTGGCCGGGCAAACCGCTTTTGGCATCATCGCCCGCGAACTGCGCAAATACTTTGTCACGCTGCTGGTGGTGGACCAACGGCCGTCGGGCATAGACGACGAGATCATGTCCCAATTGGGCACACGCATCACCGGCTGGTTGGGCGACGAAGACGACATCCGCGCCGTGCTTACCGGGCTGGCGGGGCGGGACCAACTGCGCGGCATGTTGGCCCGTTTACAAGAGAAGGAAGAGGTGCTGCTGCTTGGTTGGGGCGTCAAAATGCCCATCCCGGTCAAATCGCGCCGTTACGATGAACGTTTTTACGACGCCATCAAGGGGCGCAAGGAAAGCCAGCCACGCAGCAGCCTGACGGCCAAATCCCTGGACGACCTCAACGACGACTTGTTTGGTTGA
- a CDS encoding GAF domain-containing sensor histidine kinase — protein MTNQSNNVEQARLAALYEVSSQLGASLDLGEVLNQVMDAIILLTGAERGFLMLFDDATGQLHTEAARNVDRETIEGASMQISRTVLQRAATTGDAILTSNAQEDERFSDQQSVIGYQLRSIMCAPLRARARIIGAVYVDNRLFSGVFKEADLELLGTFANQSAIAIDNARLFTQTDHALARRVEELTVFQQIDQQLNRSLELNQVLSSAVTWALAMTTADSGSIGLLAETEEGQVLRLLVTSGAPAQQRRSSVALDHPVLAQVLAMGQSVLLEQVSKAEAIDGRATAAQLAVPIKQDGRVAGLITLASQNPQTITDEDVAFVERLADRAAVAIKNARLYEAIQAANKAKSDFVSVVTHELRLPMTSIKGYTDLIMSGMTGELNEQQKQFLGVIKRNLERMSVLIRDLSDINHMESGRMQFEMAVFDAREVVEEVADNFRQQLTAREQSLEVVVAEGNTAVSADPRRISQVLTNLVSNAHKYTPAYGRITIHVQPQEGCVEIAVQDNGIGVSEENQARLFTQFFRAEDEAVREQVGWGLGLSIVKKMVEAQGGGIRFHSVYGQGSAFAFTIPSANITRELE, from the coding sequence ATGACCAATCAATCTAACAACGTTGAACAAGCCCGCCTGGCAGCCTTATATGAAGTCAGCTCCCAGCTTGGCGCCAGCCTGGATTTAGGCGAAGTGCTGAATCAGGTGATGGACGCCATTATTTTGCTGACGGGCGCGGAACGGGGCTTTTTAATGCTTTTTGATGACGCGACCGGCCAACTGCACACAGAAGCGGCGCGCAACGTAGACCGTGAAACCATTGAGGGCGCTTCCATGCAAATCAGCCGCACTGTCTTACAGCGGGCAGCCACCACCGGCGACGCCATCCTCACCAGCAACGCCCAGGAAGATGAGCGCTTCTCCGATCAACAGAGCGTCATTGGCTACCAACTACGCTCCATCATGTGTGCGCCGCTGCGGGCGCGGGCGCGCATAATCGGCGCGGTGTATGTGGATAACCGGCTGTTCAGCGGCGTGTTTAAGGAGGCAGACCTGGAACTGCTGGGCACGTTTGCCAACCAGTCGGCCATCGCCATAGACAATGCCCGGTTGTTTACCCAAACCGACCACGCCCTGGCCCGCCGGGTGGAGGAATTGACCGTTTTCCAGCAGATTGACCAGCAGTTGAATCGCTCGTTGGAACTGAACCAGGTGTTGAGTTCGGCCGTGACCTGGGCGTTGGCGATGACCACGGCCGATTCTGGCTCCATTGGTCTGTTGGCGGAGACCGAGGAGGGTCAGGTTTTGCGGCTGTTGGTAACCAGCGGCGCGCCGGCGCAGCAGCGGCGCAGCAGCGTGGCGCTGGATCACCCGGTGTTGGCGCAGGTATTGGCGATGGGGCAGTCTGTGTTGTTGGAGCAGGTTAGCAAGGCCGAAGCGATAGACGGCCGGGCCACTGCCGCCCAATTAGCTGTGCCCATCAAACAAGATGGCCGGGTGGCCGGTCTGATCACCCTGGCCAGCCAGAATCCGCAGACCATCACCGACGAAGATGTGGCCTTTGTGGAGCGCCTGGCCGACCGGGCGGCCGTCGCCATAAAAAATGCGCGGCTGTATGAAGCGATTCAGGCGGCCAATAAGGCCAAGAGTGACTTTGTTTCCGTGGTGACGCACGAACTGCGCCTGCCGATGACCTCTATCAAAGGGTATACCGACCTGATTATGAGCGGCATGACCGGTGAATTGAACGAGCAGCAAAAGCAGTTTTTGGGCGTGATCAAGCGCAATCTGGAGCGCATGAGTGTGCTGATTCGGGATTTGTCGGACATTAACCATATGGAAAGCGGCCGTATGCAGTTTGAGATGGCGGTTTTTGATGCGCGAGAGGTAGTGGAGGAAGTGGCGGATAATTTTCGGCAGCAGCTAACCGCGCGGGAGCAGTCGCTGGAAGTGGTCGTGGCGGAGGGGAACACGGCCGTATCCGCCGACCCACGCCGCATCAGCCAGGTACTTACCAATCTGGTGAGCAATGCCCATAAATATACGCCGGCGTACGGCCGTATCACCATCCACGTCCAACCACAAGAGGGGTGTGTGGAAATAGCCGTCCAAGACAACGGCATTGGCGTCTCCGAAGAAAACCAGGCCCGGCTGTTCACCCAGTTTTTCCGCGCCGAAGACGAGGCGGTGCGTGAGCAGGTTGGTTGGGGTTTGGGCCTGTCTATTGTCAAAAAAATGGTGGAAGCGCAAGGCGGCGGAATCCGGTTTCACAGTGTGTATGGACAGGGCAGTGCATTTGCCTTTACCATACCATCGGCTAATATTACCAGGGAGCTGGAGTAA
- a CDS encoding endonuclease III, which yields MNIASDQALRQKYTAVYQQLADIYGQPQWRRHLPPVDELVSTILSQSTSDGNRDKGFYALKARYADWESVMNAPEADVIATIRPAGLANQKGPRIQAALRYVYEARGEISLDFLAEMPLAAARDWLTTIKGVGRKTAAIILLFAFDRPAFPVDTHVHRITGRLGLIGAKVTADKAHDILEALGEPESFYAMHLNLIRHGRETCHARNPKCQICVLQTECAYYQHIILRSSE from the coding sequence ATGAACATAGCGTCTGATCAGGCATTGAGGCAGAAGTATACGGCCGTTTACCAACAACTTGCCGACATTTACGGCCAACCACAGTGGCGGCGGCATCTGCCACCGGTGGATGAATTGGTCTCCACCATCCTGTCCCAATCCACCTCCGACGGCAACCGCGACAAAGGCTTTTACGCCCTCAAAGCGCGCTACGCGGACTGGGAAAGCGTGATGAACGCCCCAGAAGCCGACGTGATCGCCACGATTCGGCCGGCCGGACTGGCGAACCAGAAAGGGCCGCGCATCCAGGCGGCGCTGCGCTACGTCTATGAAGCGCGCGGTGAAATCTCACTCGATTTCCTGGCGGAGATGCCGCTGGCGGCAGCCCGCGACTGGCTGACGACGATCAAAGGGGTGGGGCGCAAAACGGCGGCCATCATTCTGCTGTTTGCCTTTGATCGGCCGGCGTTCCCGGTGGACACCCATGTGCATCGCATTACCGGGCGGCTGGGGCTAATTGGGGCAAAGGTGACGGCCGATAAAGCCCACGATATTTTGGAAGCGTTGGGCGAACCAGAGAGTTTTTATGCCATGCACCTGAATTTGATCCGACACGGCCGTGAAACTTGCCATGCGCGCAATCCCAAATGCCAGATTTGCGTCTTACAAACCGAATGTGCGTATTATCAACATATCATACTGAGGTCCTCCGAATGA
- a CDS encoding SAM-dependent DNA methyltransferase yields MPDKQHTLGQYETPTDVADLLLGFCLRRPSDRLLDPSCGQGAFLARAARLLGWLADGPDAPPDVLWGVELDPDTAARAQAALPQAHILSRSFFTLQPGTNDLPPAFDVIIGNPPYTRAEWIGRLPTADGRQLDLFDDLPPAHTMPEADDKRLLMPRPLWESLGGRSGLHAYFFLHGAQFLREGGRFGFVVPNGWLDVAYGKELKQFLLDHFKILAIIESNVERWFDDAKVNTCLVVLEKCSGTNRRADNQVRLVRLKRPLRSLIPYPAHDPRRLTILEQIIPRLLPNDSRETPETAVRVVTQSDLRPAARWGLALRAPDVYRRRREEVQMVCLQDWAVVQRGFTTGANTFFYLDKATVTKWQLESAFRRPLLKSLRGLETLRLTAVHCRHELLWIPPGADLAGTAAAAYLAWGESQGFHQRTTCAARQPWYNLAVQPTAQIVLPKGVWRRHVAPLLDDGLLVDQQLYQVILPPDAPLAATAALLNSAWFALQCELQGRLNFGAGVLWLAAYELGQIFLPDPRRLAAAQVDELTAAFTALTARPLLPTEDELAQADRMRLDTAVFDSLNFTASERQETLAALQDRLMTRQRLVKT; encoded by the coding sequence ATGCCAGACAAACAACATACCCTGGGCCAGTATGAAACACCAACGGACGTGGCAGATTTGTTGTTGGGGTTTTGCCTGCGACGGCCGTCTGACCGTTTACTAGACCCCTCTTGCGGCCAGGGCGCGTTTCTGGCCCGCGCGGCCCGGCTGCTGGGTTGGTTGGCCGATGGCCCAGACGCGCCGCCTGATGTGTTGTGGGGCGTGGAATTAGACCCGGACACGGCTGCGCGCGCCCAGGCCGCCCTGCCCCAGGCCCATATTCTCAGCCGCAGCTTCTTCACCCTCCAGCCGGGAACCAACGATCTGCCCCCCGCCTTCGACGTCATCATCGGCAACCCACCCTACACCCGCGCTGAATGGATTGGCCGCCTGCCGACGGCTGACGGCCGTCAGCTAGACCTCTTCGACGACCTACCCCCGGCCCACACCATGCCAGAAGCCGACGACAAACGGCTGCTCATGCCGCGCCCACTGTGGGAGAGCCTGGGCGGACGCTCTGGGCTGCACGCTTACTTCTTTCTGCACGGGGCGCAGTTTTTGCGCGAAGGGGGGCGCTTTGGTTTTGTCGTGCCCAATGGCTGGCTGGACGTGGCCTATGGCAAAGAGCTAAAGCAATTTTTACTCGACCATTTCAAAATCCTCGCCATCATCGAATCAAACGTTGAACGTTGGTTTGATGACGCCAAAGTCAACACCTGCCTGGTGGTGCTGGAAAAATGCAGTGGGACAAACCGGCGGGCCGATAACCAGGTGCGGTTGGTGCGGTTGAAACGGCCGTTACGCAGCCTCATCCCCTACCCGGCCCATGACCCCCGCCGCCTGACCATCCTGGAGCAGATCATCCCCCGCCTGCTGCCCAACGACAGCCGCGAGACGCCGGAAACGGCCGTGCGCGTTGTCACCCAAAGCGATCTGCGCCCGGCGGCCAGGTGGGGGCTGGCCCTGCGCGCGCCAGACGTATATCGGCGGCGGCGCGAAGAAGTGCAGATGGTTTGTTTACAGGATTGGGCGGTGGTGCAGCGTGGTTTCACCACCGGGGCCAATACCTTTTTTTACCTGGACAAGGCCACCGTGACTAAGTGGCAGTTGGAATCAGCGTTTCGCCGCCCGCTGCTCAAATCGCTGCGCGGCCTGGAGACGCTGCGCCTGACGGCCGTCCACTGCCGCCACGAACTCCTGTGGATCCCGCCGGGGGCCGACCTGGCGGGCACGGCCGCAGCCGCTTACCTGGCCTGGGGTGAAAGCCAGGGCTTCCACCAACGCACGACATGCGCCGCACGCCAACCATGGTACAACCTGGCGGTTCAACCAACAGCGCAGATCGTCCTGCCCAAAGGGGTGTGGCGGCGGCATGTGGCCCCACTGCTGGATGATGGCCTGCTGGTAGACCAGCAGCTCTACCAGGTCATTCTGCCGCCAGACGCGCCGCTGGCGGCGACGGCGGCGCTGCTGAACAGCGCCTGGTTTGCCTTGCAGTGTGAACTGCAAGGGCGGCTGAATTTTGGCGCCGGCGTGTTGTGGCTGGCCGCGTATGAATTGGGCCAGATTTTCCTGCCGGACCCCCGCCGCCTGGCAGCAGCGCAGGTGGATGAGCTAACGGCCGCTTTCACCGCGCTGACCGCACGGCCGTTATTGCCCACGGAAGATGAATTGGCGCAGGCGGACAGGATGCGGTTGGATACGGCCGTGTTTGACAGCCTCAACTTTACGGCCAGCGAACGGCAAGAAACCCTGGCCGCCCTGCAAGACCGCCTGATGACCCGCCAGCGCCTGGTGAAAACGTAA
- a CDS encoding S8/S53 family peptidase — MQNRSTQGLVFVLILVLAILVWLDAPGWLLLILFLLLLGLVGGLMGEERPSPPTEPPEPSRQEYPPEEFYVQDQVIVSGPAAQVAAAVQAAEAIIRPEPLRRITFGALDADTRICLNDCADGDFADFVINLYQLSGSEAAVAAAIAAINRAVGRGSAVRAEPNWLSGHPWDPTGSPWDPTGSPWDPTGSSGADSQSAPPELFLKQWALQQIELSGARPPGSGRGVRIGVFDTSPYDDRLVMAGSHRALDWVTEPAPLSIQLANYPVPAIDNAQKDLSNHGVFAAGLAHAVAPAADIHLIRVLNRNNKGDLFSLNQALFDFVKANAPGQRPSDIIGAVINLSLGIRVPPDEAGFNLPVGVQSLRDILRAAQCAKIVVVAAAGNDSANLPQPEPANLPANWSPIIGVAGSNYEQGRGCFSNRGDLAAPGGDGRPDPTNPTHFIPANDVCGGQDCPTAVIGPVIKTDSNTGFAYWSGTSFATPLVSGLAALVIERGGGQLSPPEVRQIIECGLTAVTDPHLGKGIINVRQTLDQCAPYQVKAGSSD, encoded by the coding sequence ATGCAAAATCGTTCGACACAAGGTTTAGTATTCGTACTCATTTTGGTGCTGGCCATCCTGGTCTGGTTGGATGCGCCAGGCTGGCTGCTCCTGATATTGTTCTTGCTCCTGCTGGGACTGGTCGGCGGGCTGATGGGCGAGGAACGGCCGTCACCTCCCACTGAGCCACCGGAACCGTCCCGACAAGAGTATCCACCCGAAGAATTTTACGTCCAGGACCAGGTCATCGTCAGTGGGCCGGCAGCGCAGGTAGCCGCCGCTGTGCAAGCCGCCGAGGCCATCATTCGCCCCGAACCACTGCGCCGCATCACCTTTGGCGCGCTGGACGCCGACACGCGCATCTGCCTGAACGACTGCGCCGACGGCGATTTTGCCGATTTTGTCATCAACCTCTACCAGCTCAGCGGCAGCGAGGCCGCCGTGGCCGCGGCCATCGCCGCCATCAATCGGGCCGTAGGCCGGGGCAGCGCCGTGCGCGCCGAACCCAACTGGCTTTCCGGTCATCCCTGGGATCCAACCGGCAGCCCGTGGGACCCCACCGGCAGCCCCTGGGACCCAACGGGCAGCTCCGGCGCGGACAGCCAGAGCGCGCCGCCGGAATTGTTCCTGAAGCAGTGGGCTTTGCAGCAGATCGAACTATCGGGCGCGCGGCCGCCGGGCAGTGGACGCGGCGTGCGCATTGGCGTGTTTGATACGTCGCCTTATGATGACCGGCTAGTGATGGCCGGCAGCCACCGCGCCCTGGATTGGGTCACAGAGCCGGCGCCGCTCAGCATCCAGCTTGCCAATTACCCTGTACCGGCCATAGACAACGCCCAAAAAGACCTGAGCAACCATGGCGTTTTTGCCGCCGGTCTGGCCCACGCCGTCGCCCCGGCGGCCGACATTCACCTGATTCGCGTCTTGAACCGCAACAACAAGGGGGACCTATTCAGCCTAAACCAGGCATTGTTCGACTTTGTGAAGGCCAATGCGCCCGGCCAACGGCCGTCGGACATCATTGGCGCCGTCATCAACCTCAGCCTGGGCATCCGCGTGCCGCCGGATGAGGCAGGCTTTAACCTGCCGGTGGGGGTGCAGTCGCTGCGCGACATTTTGCGGGCGGCGCAGTGCGCCAAAATCGTCGTCGTGGCTGCCGCCGGCAACGATTCGGCCAACCTGCCCCAGCCAGAACCGGCCAACTTGCCGGCCAACTGGTCGCCGATCATCGGCGTGGCTGGCAGTAATTACGAACAGGGTCGGGGCTGTTTTTCTAACCGCGGCGACCTGGCCGCGCCGGGCGGCGACGGCCGTCCTGACCCCACCAATCCCACCCATTTCATCCCCGCCAACGATGTCTGCGGCGGGCAAGATTGCCCAACGGCCGTCATTGGTCCGGTCATCAAAACCGACAGCAACACCGGCTTTGCCTACTGGAGCGGCACTTCGTTTGCCACGCCGCTGGTCTCTGGGTTGGCGGCTCTGGTCATCGAGCGGGGCGGGGGGCAGTTGTCGCCCCCGGAAGTGCGCCAGATCATTGAATGTGGGCTAACGGCCGTGACCGACCCTCACCTGGGCAAAGGCATCATCAACGTGCGCCAAACCCTGGACCAATGTGCGCCCTACCAGGTAAAAGCGGGCAGTTCAGACTGA
- a CDS encoding CHAT domain-containing protein yields the protein MLLPVIPEQTIHRPPLKPPTFVDKLLLLPETAQRGRLATHLHRYPPAAQDEIARLLKQQADRYMRTDLQCCLHVAGLIKWMAELTGNPLFHALGLRAEGNAYAIGGSDYRRGIACYDEAAAIYGRHQHKLEQAWSQNGKIYALANLGHYTEALSIGEWAGQVFREAQEWLPLAELTVNLAIIHGRLGQDTAALTLLDQARSLYQASGDQAQDRLLVVEMNRAIILRNLGRFTESITVNQSLLQTYTQRGAAVDTARAQQNLALTYFVLGRYNEALTLLDAAGEGFRQDGRSRHAMLVELFTSDCLLQLRRFGEALEKCRRARQLFDQLGAPYEIGRCLLHEAHAFTGLGQHAEALASLLEARALFEQEGNRSALADADLHIAALLLSQQQAEDALTLARLAEAVYREHNQPLGQARAWLLAAQSALALNKLEKAEEMVTAVLSIATAHNLPTLTYQGYHLQGALAARQGDRPAALSAWQQGIAALEQLVGRLMLEYRADFAQDKMRLYEDVVDLYLADEQPEAALNIAERAKSRALRDLLANRLDLRIEARSPADQPLVEQILALRAERDNLYRRWQTGEQPGQREDYTAQLSAQQTIGQRVADVEKEITAVWHKLLVRNAAYAQEATLWQVHTEPIQPYLDDATILLEFFSLHDQIVVFLVTRQEVRAARLPVSLAQVQQLLQLLWLNLRAVPHSHPARQTALADNARGILHKLYQQLFAPVRPLLQGYQRLIVVPHGPLHYLPCHALFDGQAYLLAQFEMSYLPSASMLRYCQTAVRADGGLLALGYSGDGRLPHAPHEAQSIAQMWGGTTLLEQEATLENLRQHTASYRLIHLATHGEFRPDNPLFSGLALADGWLTTLDIFNLRLQASLVTLSACQTGRSLVGGGDELLGLMRAFLSAGAASLLATFWPVEDMSTAALMGNFYRALTTGASKGSALRQAQLHIIDQHPYFWAPFFLVGDTGPL from the coding sequence AAACGATTCATAGACCACCGCTCAAGCCGCCAACCTTTGTAGACAAACTTCTGCTGCTGCCGGAGACAGCCCAGCGCGGCCGCTTGGCGACCCACCTACACCGTTATCCGCCGGCGGCGCAAGATGAAATTGCCCGGCTGCTCAAACAACAGGCCGACCGTTACATGCGCACCGATTTACAGTGCTGCCTGCACGTGGCTGGTCTAATCAAATGGATGGCGGAGTTGACCGGCAATCCACTTTTCCACGCCCTGGGGCTGCGCGCAGAGGGCAACGCCTACGCCATCGGTGGCAGCGATTACCGCCGGGGCATTGCCTGCTACGACGAAGCAGCGGCCATTTACGGCCGTCACCAACACAAACTCGAACAAGCCTGGTCGCAAAACGGCAAAATCTACGCCCTCGCCAACCTGGGCCATTACACCGAAGCGCTGTCCATCGGCGAATGGGCCGGCCAGGTTTTCCGCGAAGCCCAGGAATGGCTGCCCCTGGCCGAACTGACGGTAAATTTGGCGATCATTCACGGCCGTTTAGGGCAAGATACCGCCGCCCTGACCCTGCTAGACCAGGCCCGCAGCCTCTACCAGGCATCCGGCGACCAGGCCCAAGACCGCCTATTGGTCGTGGAAATGAACCGGGCCATCATCTTGCGCAACCTGGGCCGCTTCACCGAATCCATCACCGTCAACCAAAGCCTGCTGCAAACCTACACCCAACGCGGCGCAGCCGTAGACACCGCCCGCGCCCAACAAAACCTGGCCCTCACCTACTTCGTCCTGGGCCGCTACAACGAAGCCCTGACCCTGTTAGACGCCGCCGGTGAAGGCTTCCGACAAGACGGCCGTTCCCGCCACGCCATGTTGGTTGAACTCTTCACCAGCGACTGCCTGCTCCAACTGCGCCGCTTCGGCGAAGCGCTGGAAAAATGCCGCCGCGCCCGCCAGTTGTTCGACCAACTCGGCGCGCCTTACGAAATTGGCCGCTGCCTGCTGCACGAAGCCCACGCCTTCACCGGCCTGGGGCAGCACGCCGAAGCCCTGGCCTCGCTGCTGGAGGCTCGCGCCCTCTTTGAACAAGAAGGCAATCGCAGCGCCCTGGCCGACGCCGATTTGCACATCGCCGCGCTGCTGCTGAGCCAACAGCAGGCTGAAGACGCGCTGACCCTGGCCCGGTTGGCCGAAGCCGTTTACCGGGAACACAACCAACCGCTGGGCCAGGCCCGCGCCTGGCTGCTGGCCGCCCAGTCTGCGCTGGCCCTGAATAAACTGGAGAAAGCAGAAGAGATGGTGACGGCCGTTCTGTCCATCGCCACCGCCCACAACCTGCCCACCCTCACCTACCAGGGCTACCATCTGCAAGGCGCTTTGGCCGCCCGGCAAGGCGACCGCCCGGCCGCTTTGTCCGCCTGGCAGCAAGGCATTGCCGCGCTGGAACAACTGGTCGGCCGCCTGATGCTGGAATACCGCGCCGACTTTGCCCAGGACAAAATGCGCCTATACGAAGACGTGGTGGACCTATATCTGGCCGACGAACAGCCGGAAGCCGCCCTGAACATCGCCGAACGGGCCAAATCGCGCGCCCTGCGCGACCTGCTGGCTAACCGCCTGGACCTGCGCATCGAAGCCCGCAGCCCAGCCGACCAACCCCTGGTTGAACAGATTCTCGCCCTGCGCGCCGAACGCGATAATCTTTACCGCCGCTGGCAAACCGGCGAACAACCGGGACAGCGCGAAGATTACACCGCCCAATTGTCCGCCCAACAAACCATCGGCCAGCGCGTCGCCGACGTGGAAAAAGAGATCACCGCCGTCTGGCACAAACTGCTGGTGCGCAACGCGGCTTATGCCCAGGAAGCCACCCTCTGGCAGGTCCACACCGAACCCATCCAACCCTATCTCGATGACGCCACAATCCTGCTAGAATTTTTCAGTTTGCACGACCAGATCGTCGTATTTCTGGTCACACGCCAGGAAGTCCGGGCGGCCCGGCTGCCTGTTAGCCTGGCCCAGGTGCAGCAGCTCCTCCAACTGCTCTGGCTGAATTTGCGCGCCGTGCCCCACAGCCATCCGGCGCGGCAGACAGCCCTGGCCGACAATGCGCGGGGCATTTTGCACAAACTATACCAACAATTGTTCGCGCCGGTGCGCCCCTTGCTCCAGGGGTATCAGCGGCTCATCGTCGTGCCGCACGGGCCGCTCCATTATTTGCCTTGCCACGCCTTGTTTGATGGGCAGGCATACCTGCTGGCGCAGTTTGAGATGAGCTACCTCCCCTCGGCCAGTATGCTGCGTTACTGCCAGACGGCCGTGCGCGCCGACGGTGGTTTATTGGCTCTGGGCTATTCGGGTGACGGCCGTTTGCCCCATGCCCCCCACGAAGCCCAAAGCATCGCCCAGATGTGGGGCGGAACCACCCTGCTGGAACAAGAAGCCACCCTGGAAAATCTGCGCCAACACACCGCCAGCTATCGCCTGATTCACCTGGCGACTCATGGCGAATTTCGCCCCGACAATCCCCTCTTTTCCGGCCTGGCCCTGGCCGATGGCTGGCTGACAACCCTAGACATCTTCAACCTGCGCCTGCAAGCCTCCCTGGTGACGCTGAGCGCCTGCCAAACCGGGCGCAGCCTGGTAGGCGGCGGTGATGAACTGTTGGGGTTAATGCGCGCCTTCCTGTCGGCCGGCGCGGCTTCGCTGCTGGCTACATTTTGGCCGGTTGAAGACATGTCCACCGCCGCCTTGATGGGCAATTTTTACCGGGCGCTAACCACCGGAGCGAGTAAGGGCAGCGCCTTGCGCCAGGCGCAGCTGCACATCATAGACCAACATCCTTACTTTTGGGCGCCCTTTTTTCTGGTGGGTGATACGGGGCCATTGTAA